The Dioscorea cayenensis subsp. rotundata cultivar TDr96_F1 chromosome 18, TDr96_F1_v2_PseudoChromosome.rev07_lg8_w22 25.fasta, whole genome shotgun sequence genome includes the window GTTGAATGTGAAGCACTGGATGTACGTCTTGAAGAGCAATCTATGGGAGTTAGGAACTGATGTGAATGACATCATGCCGGCATTATCATTGAGCTACTATCATCTACCGGAGCATCTCCAATTGTGCTTTTGCTTTTGTTCTGTGTTCCCTAAAGGTTATGAGTTTAATGCTAACAGTATAGTCAGTATGTGGATAGCTCATGGTTTTGTCTTTGAAGCTGAACTTAGTTCAAAGACAGCAGAAGACGTAGGACATGAGTATGTTACTGAACTGTTGTGTAGATCCTTCTTTGAATATGGTTCTTCAAAAGAATGCTTGAAAATACATGACCTACTGCATGATTTGGCACATTCAGTTTCTTTAGGTGAGTGTTGCATTTATGAAGGTCAAACGCCGACGAGGATCCCTGAAAGTGCTCGCCACTTGTGCGTTCAAAGTTCAGTTAATCTTAGCTCAATATGTGAATTGAAAAACTTGCGAACACTTGTGATATTTAGAGGAGAATTGCAGGCTCATGAGCTTGAAGCATTAAAAAACATCCGCGTGTTGGTATTGCTTGATTCTGAAGTGAAAGAGATCTCACCTTCTCTCGGTCATCTTAAGCACCTGCGCTACCTGGATTTATGTCAAACTAGAATCAAATTACTACCTGAATCTTTGTGCTTATTGTATCAGCTGAAAGTGTTGAAACTAAAAAAGTTAGAGACATTACCAAGCCAATTGGGCAACCTCATAAACCTTCAATTTTTCGTAGTAAATGGCCAAAGAGGGCTTCCTTTCAGGGGACCTTGGGAGCTAGTATTCCCTGTGAAAAAGGAAACAGGTTACAAGATAGCACAATTGAAGAGTATGAAGGAATTAAGAGGAACACTTGCATTAAGAAAGCTTGAGAACATCCAATGTGAAGAGGATGCGAGAGAAGCCAATCTGAAGGAAAAATGTCATCTTAAGGGGCTATGCTTATTCTGGTCTGATGCTTTTAACAACTCTCATATTGTGGAAAAAATTCTTGATTCTCTGCAACCTCATCCCAATTTAAAAAATCTCTACATAGTTGAGTACATGGGTTCAAGAACTCCGAGTTGGTTCACAGCATACTCAATGCAGAATCTCGAAAAAATCGGGTTGCATAGCTGTGTAAATTGGAAACTTCTTCCAACACTTGGACAGTTACCTTTCCTCAAGACTCTGTCATTAGAAGACATGAATGCGACAATTGAGAGCATTGAAGGCTTGAATGTGCTGTTTCCATCTCTAGAAATCCTAGAATTGGAGAAAGCATCTATATCTTTTGATGGCATGTTAGTGACTAGACAAGAGTGCCGATACTTTCCTCGTCTTCGCGACCTCAGTATTACTAGTTGTGATATTGTGTGCGGTTTGCCTTGGGCTTTGCTTTCTGTGTTAGAAGagctaaaaatatatttcagtCCTGGACTTGATAGCCAACTTCCTGGATGCCTCCAAGGCCTCATATCTCTCACCAAACTGGTGATACGTGAGGCCAAAATGGAGTCACTTCCTGATGGAGTGATGAACAACTTGAAAGCACTCAAGATTCTTGATATTTCTCTTTGTGATGAGCTCACTTCAGTAGCTTTACAGGCTCTTTCTTCCTTGGAGTACCTTAAAATTTCTGGTTGTTCTAAATTTGTTTATTGGCAGTCTGGCATGCAAGAAGATGAAGCAATACTGCCAAAACTGCATCAGATGCATGTAGAATATTGTCAAAATTTGGAATGTCTACCTACTTGGCTACCTTCTGTTACTTCTTTAGAGATTTTAAGTATTGACACTTGTCCATTATTTAAGTCACTGCCGGAGGGTGGTTTACCTTCTTCTCTGAGAAAATTGTGCATCTTAGCCTGTGACAGGGCGTTGATAGATCGGTGCCAAGAAGTGGGCTCTCAGGAATGGCTCAAGATCAAGCACATTGGTGACCAAAAATTATCTGCGTTCAGCTTatgaatttctttttgtttttctgtggCCATTTTGGTTCTAAGTTGCAACATTGCTGCAGTATCCAATTGCCATTGTTTACATTACAAATAGTTTCAATCCTTTGTTTGGTGTGCAATGCTGGCCAATTGACACTGAGATTCAGAAGTCCACTTATGGTTTGCTTGCTAATCTTTAGgtgttgatttttaatttatggtttcacttttgttaaataaatttcatgattGTCATTTTTGTCAGAAATGTATGTTTCATtgctctgtttttctttttggttttcatATAGAGGTTCAATTCACTGAAGCTGCATATGTGGATCAAATAAGGTTCTTTTTCTATTACTTTAACAAAAGTTTCTGTCTATATACTTTAATTTACTGTAAGcatttaaaactcatttttattgttatgtAATTTACTGTTATTCTCGCACATTTtcctcaaaatatttttttctcttaaatccatattttatataaattaatgcgGCTATGCAGGAGATCCGACCCGATATCTTTATCGGATCCATTTCGGATCTGGGCATACCAACTCATATCGGATGCTGGGGGAGCTTAACGGGTGACCCAACCAAACCCGACCCGTTACCAACCCAGGTGCCAGCCTGGCATTCTCCTCAACGTCTCTCTCTGGCACACGTCCAAccttcatctctctctctctctctctcgtctcCTCCCAATTCGAGCGGGACGAAGAGGGCATCGCATTCTCTTTCATTCTCTTCGAGATCGATTTAATTCCCTAGAAATGGACGATTTCAATCTCGCCCTGGTGATAGTCGCCGTGGTGGTGTGCATCCTCGTTCTTTTCGTGAATttctacatcctcatcaactACCAGCACCCCGACGATGCCAACCAGGCTTACTTTCCGAAGTTCATCGTCGTCCTTGGCCTCTCCGTCGCCGCTATCTCCATTCTCATGCTCCCAGCCGATGTCGCCAATCGTCAGGCTTGCCGCAATGCCATTTACAATGGGGCATGTAGCCTTACCCTTCCTATGAAGACGCTTTGGCTCGCTGTTTATATCACTGATGCCGTACTTGTCTTCCTTGTCATTCCCTTCACCATGTTCTATTATGAGGCCGATCAGGACAAGTTAGATCTTTTCCTTTCTATTTGTGTGTTTCTTCCTAAAAGTTTGAGTTTTTATGAGCTGATGGATTGATGcatgtttcttgtgtttttaggAGCGCGGGGAAGAGATTGAAGAGCTCTCTTATGTGGGTGATTGTGTCTGCCATTATATGTACGCTCATTCTTGGAATTCTCTATGGTTAGGTTCTGTGAACTCTCTGTCTGTGTCTCTTTTGGCCATTGCTGCATTGTAATGAAATGGCATTGCTGAATCTATGATAGAATTTCTATGcttttgaagaaaaacataaactaaGATAAATTTTCCCCTGGACGTCGCAAATTGTCTTGTTGATAATGCAAGTTCTTCATAAACTATCGCAAATTGTTTTGCttctaattattttacaaaaactcTATGTACTTAAACATGACAAGTTGTGTAATGATGTAAAACAAGGATATATATCAACTTGATTTGGATCTGTTATTACTATGACTTTAGACAAGGATTGTCCAGGCCATATTTATGCTTGTTTATTCTATTGTGTGAAGAACAGCTTATTGTTATGTAGTGCTAAAAATCTTTAAGATTAgtagaggaaaagaaaaaacttaaattagAATAACATGATTTATATTATGTCAGTCATTTATTTCTCTAATCTAGCAAATTGAGTGCATTATTTGGTGCTTTTCTGAATAATGATAAATACAAAACTCATAAAGAGATGTGAATCTGCTTGCCGACAGATTTTTTGGTGTCTGTGTTTGTTTATGGCATGAAACAATTTGGAGCTAATCCGTCTTGAGCGAATAACAGCTACATGATCCATGAGTTAAGAGAAAACACCCATTGGAGCCAGAAACAAGATGTCAGTCTTAGAATTTATATTGTATGTTAATAATTACTAACTAGACCAAACTGGTACACACTCACACGCATGCAAGTGGGGCTGTCTTTCGCATCTGAGTGGCTTTTTGAGGGAGCATTTGATTTAGAAACTGCTTCCTAGGTTCATCTGTAGACATAACTGATAAGAAAAAGCCTGGAAACTATTCCAAATTTTATTACTGCTAGGTGCCAATTTGTTATTTACCTGTTCAAAGGCAGGTAGTTTAATTATTCTTACATTGGGTTGTTTTCAGGCACTTGGTTGTCCTCTTTTATGAAACTTTTGACCTAGCCAACTGAAATTTTGTGGGAGGTTTTATGagatttgaaaagaataaaattggCATTAACAATTTGCATGTCCCTATTTCATACAgtacaaaatatttttctacTTTTCTGTTGATACTCTATCCATTATTTTTTGCAATTCTCCTAGATTGTAGATGTTAGTTAATTTCCCTTGTATTAACGATAGCTTGTGTATAAATGGTCTTCATCTCTATTCAatgaaatagtaaaaataagTCGGTACTTTTTCCTTTGATCTTATATTTGCTGATGAAAATCAGGACTTTTGGGGAAAGCCGATATCACAGTTAGGCATCTCTCTTCATCTGCAACTAATTTTCCAAGTATGTGGACTGAGTTCTCAAGCACTCAACATTGTATTGGATCATCCTCACATCAGATTTTTTCCATCAAGCAGGTTTTCTCCATATGAGTTTAAGCTATATTGAATAAATACATTATTAAGCTTTTGGCTACAACTCTAGTTCATTTTGCCACCATTTAATTAAGTTATTTATAGTTTACCTAGGAAATGACAAACATGTAAAATTTGCTCTTCATCTTTTTTCATCCCCTTGTTATACTGTTGACTTTATGCCTTTTCTTTTGtgcagaatttttttaattattggtaGAGATTCATGATGATCTctatgtttgatttgttttggtttcattTATTTAGTGTTCTGCATATACGGCGAGTGCCTCTTCACTGACAACTTGGACAACCCGTACTTCCTTCCCAGAATATGTGGTTGCTGTAACAACTATTGTTGGATCGGTTCTTTTCTCGGTGAGTTTGGGATAACTTATTGTGTTTTCTGGTAACAATCTACCATACAATTGACCATATATAGTAGGTTGattatgtgttttttatatGTTGAAGAATACCGTGGATTTTTTTGCATACTTATCAAATTGCGAATAATTTCAGCTAGTTGAGTTACGAACCTAACCTTTGTTTTTATTGGGCCAATGTCCATTAATGCAGGTTTTCCTGGAAGTTTTCCATTGTAGAATTTAATTGGTGTTTCAAAAGTTTAGACTTGgcgtttttttcttcatttgcatTTATGTCTCTTCCGGGAAGCAAATGGCTATTTTTTGTTCATCACTTAGTATACCCATTCTATTATTTTCCAATAAATTTTTGGTTTCATTTGTCAGATTTTTGGAGGTGTTGGGATAACTTGCCTTCCACTGGGACTTATAGCTTCATTTATAAAGCGCCCAAAGGCTGTGATCACCCGATCACAGTACATAAAGGTTCCTGCCCTGGCACCTTATGCTTGATAGAGTCATTTATAAAGCGCCCAAGATTGATGTTATCTTTTACTATTTGTGATTGACTCTTCAGGAAGCAACTGAATTGAGCAAAAAAGCTAGAGAATTGAAAAAGGCAGCTGATTCACTTCGTCAAGAAGAGAAGAGTGGTTCTAAAGGGAAAAGTTGGCGTAAAAATGTAAAGGCTGTTGAAAAGGTACAGTTGCTACTTGCATTTTGTCAAACTTCTTGTCATTCGCAGGTAGCTTGAGTTTTATACTTGAATACAGccacttttttcaattttgttttattttcatggGTAGTAGAAAGAAATGTAGATTTTAAGTTGTCTGAACAGTCATGCCCATTCATCTTGGCTAGCAATTTAACTTTTGTTTCTTcattatgttatatattttgttcTCTACACTCATGCATGATTTTCAGACCACAATAGAAATTGATCACcatatgcaaattttttttttggaaaaagatgttaggatatattctttttttaaccaTTAAAGTTCTAACGTGGAATTTAAgaacactaatattatgttaacGACCACTAGTAGTGTTACATTACTGCACTGGAGTGAAGTCATGCTGTGGAGATGTGttcattttgtttcaaatgGTTAGTTGAAGTCCTGTTTCTCTCTGCTATCCACCCTTGGTGAAATAATAAGCACTGTTGGCATTTGAAATAAATGGGCAACTTTATTCTTACTCTATTAAGAGTGTCTATTGAAACTTATTTTgtgtaagaaaataaatattctcGGCATTTGAgatttattaattgaaatatttCTTCCTTCAGAATATCGGGCTTTCTGAAAAGTTCTTTTGTGACAGCAAGCTTTAGCGTGTTGGTGGacatttgtttttgcattcttGGTTGCTTTTACTGCTTTGCTTTATGTTAGATTACATTTGGCGGATCCAAAGGTTATGATCTTAGTTgatgttatataattttatttaatgaggACTAAGTCTATACATAATTCCTCTCCGAAAGGGCTAgactaaataaaattatctgTAATTGCCTAATTTCTACTGATGTGCTTTCCAGACCTGTGAGTTCTTATTTCCGAACATTGTCTTTCCCAATATCACTGATATTTATAGCTTTCTCCTAGGTTGTACACTTTTGCATTTTATGTGTTAGactgtgttttgtttttc containing:
- the LOC120282881 gene encoding disease resistance protein RGA2-like, with translation MASACLSSIAGAFLSPFHQVVLDKLVGYLVDYLSKDVPSSSKDPNELQLLVQNQLKALENSREKIKGTLRVAKKLQKQDESVAHFLRELRDVVYAAQDLEDDLEYIELHKKFNKQLPEASTQSSPKKPRISSSQQFELSLDNILNNVRNITEQLNCIDSGLKDAIKMAMLFKELDKHVENSLGVQHHIIQKRHVTSSSMNARKIYGREKEKAQMIRMMKEPPSINSNVSVLPLLGLGGIGKTTLAQYLFNHQEVENTFHEKAWICVSHNFDRIRITREIVDSLSDHKGRKFLHSTNLDCLERELKNKLTGKRFLLVLDDVWSGEWTQLLFPFESAAIECVKIVVTARDKIVLQGKGKRNEIILKGIDENDYWSFFVSCAFGDEDPAKYPPRLHDIGKQIVQKLKGSPLAAKTVGQVLWRKLNVKHWMYVLKSNLWELGTDVNDIMPALSLSYYHLPEHLQLCFCFCSVFPKGYEFNANSIVSMWIAHGFVFEAELSSKTAEDVGHEYVTELLCRSFFEYGSSKECLKIHDLLHDLAHSVSLGECCIYEGQTPTRIPESARHLCVQSSVNLSSICELKNLRTLVIFRGELQAHELEALKNIRVLVLLDSEVKEISPSLGHLKHLRYLDLCQTRIKLLPESLCLLYQLKVLKLKKLETLPSQLGNLINLQFFVVNGQRGLPFRGPWELVFPVKKETGYKIAQLKSMKELRGTLALRKLENIQCEEDAREANLKEKCHLKGLCLFWSDAFNNSHIVEKILDSLQPHPNLKNLYIVEYMGSRTPSWFTAYSMQNLEKIGLHSCVNWKLLPTLGQLPFLKTLSLEDMNATIESIEGLNVLFPSLEILELEKASISFDGMLVTRQECRYFPRLRDLSITSCDIVCGLPWALLSVLEELKIYFSPGLDSQLPGCLQGLISLTKLVIREAKMESLPDGVMNNLKALKILDISLCDELTSVALQALSSLEYLKISGCSKFVYWQSGMQEDEAILPKLHQMHVEYCQNLECLPTWLPSVTSLEILSIDTCPLFKSLPEGGLPSSLRKLCILACDRALIDRCQEVGSQEWLKIKHIGDQKLSAFSL
- the LOC120282687 gene encoding LIMR family protein Os06g0128200-like isoform X1, which codes for MDDFNLALVIVAVVVCILVLFVNFYILINYQHPDDANQAYFPKFIVVLGLSVAAISILMLPADVANRQACRNAIYNGACSLTLPMKTLWLAVYITDAVLVFLVIPFTMFYYEADQDKSAGKRLKSSLMWVIVSAIICTLILGILYGLLGKADITVRHLSSSATNFPSMWTEFSSTQHCIGSSSHQIFSIKQCSAYTASASSLTTWTTRTSFPEYVVAVTTIVGSVLFSIFGGVGITCLPLGLIASFIKRPKAVITRSQYIKEATELSKKARELKKAADSLRQEEKSGSKGKSWRKNVKAVEKELLLLENDVNALEEMYPQGEQAETAWILTVLGYMGKLILGTLGAIVSVAWIAHIVIYLLIDPPLSPFLNEVFIQLDDIWGLLGTTAFALFCFYLLLAVIAGEMMLGLQLVFITIHPIKWGGTLMNSFLFNVGLILLCSISVIQFCATAFAYYAQATAAQEIFGHTLQSLRGIKYLYKYNVFQIAFIGFAFLTLLCYVLFGWKRKKPRGRFQLAN
- the LOC120282687 gene encoding LIMR family protein At5g01460-like isoform X2, whose protein sequence is MDDFNLALVIVAVVVCILVLFVNFYILINYQHPDDANQAYFPKFIVVLGLSVAAISILMLPADVANRQACRNAIYNGACSLTLPMKTLWLAVYITDAVLVFLVIPFTMFYYEADQDKSAGKRLKSSLMWVIVSAIICTLILGILYGLLGKADITVRHLSSSATNFPSMWTEFSSTQHCIGSSSHQIFSIKQCSAYTASASSLTTWTTRTSFPEYVVAVTTIVGSVLFSIFGGVGITCLPLGLIASFIKRPKAVITRSQYIKEATELSKKARELKKAADSLRQEEKSGSKGKSWRKNVKAVEKELLLLENDVNALEEMYPQGEQAETAWILTVLGYMGKLILGTLGAIVSVAWIAHIVIYLLIDPPLSPFLNEVFIQLDDIWGLLGTTAFALFCFYLLLAVIAGEMMLGLQLVGWDTDEFFSF